The Deltaproteobacteria bacterium genome window below encodes:
- a CDS encoding MTH1187 family thiamine-binding protein, with protein MLVEFTVMPVGTGESLGDAVSEIMKIIDESGLPYRVNPMGTVVEGNWEDVMALIRKCHDHVASKAPRIITGIKIDDRPGKPMDRIVEKVKTLERRLGRELKK; from the coding sequence ATGCTTGTAGAGTTCACGGTAATGCCCGTAGGCACTGGCGAGAGCCTCGGGGATGCTGTTTCCGAGATAATGAAGATAATAGACGAGAGCGGACTTCCTTACCGCGTAAATCCCATGGGCACGGTCGTTGAAGGTAACTGGGAGGATGTGATGGCGCTTATACGCAAGTGCCATGACCACGTTGCTTCGAAGGCTCCGCGCATCATTACCGGGATAAAGATAGACGACAGGCCAGGTAAGCCCATGGACAGGATTGTCGAGAAGGTAAAGACACTCGAGCGAAGGCTTGGCAGGGAGCTAAAGAAGTAG
- the amrS gene encoding AmmeMemoRadiSam system radical SAM enzyme: MREASLYRSLEGGRVECLLCSHNCKIADNKRGICGVRGNVGGKLYALNYGKLIAEHTDPIEKKPLFHFLPGTRSYSIATAGCNFRCMHCQNSDISQMPKEKKIILGADTGPEEVVATAASENAASISYTYTEPTIFYEFARDAALIAKKKGFKNIFVTNGFMSKACLEDAKDWLDAANVDIKAFTEDFYKKICGARLKPVLDSVVTMRSLGIWVELTTLVIPGKNDSEDELRSIAKWIVSVDESMPWHVSAFYPSYRMMDVPPTPVETLRRALEIGYEEGLKYVYTGNIPGEKGESTFCPSCKALIIERRGYSVLANNLKDGKCHKCGALIEGVWN, encoded by the coding sequence ATGAGGGAGGCAAGCCTTTACCGCTCACTCGAAGGAGGCAGGGTCGAGTGCCTGCTCTGCTCGCATAACTGCAAGATCGCCGACAATAAGCGCGGCATATGCGGGGTTAGAGGCAATGTCGGCGGAAAGCTCTATGCCCTTAACTATGGTAAGCTCATTGCCGAGCATACCGATCCCATAGAGAAAAAGCCGCTCTTTCATTTTCTTCCTGGAACGCGTTCTTATTCCATAGCAACAGCCGGGTGCAATTTCAGGTGCATGCACTGTCAGAATTCCGATATCTCGCAGATGCCAAAGGAGAAAAAGATAATACTCGGGGCCGACACCGGGCCCGAGGAAGTTGTTGCAACGGCCGCCTCGGAGAACGCGGCGAGCATATCTTACACATACACCGAGCCTACGATATTTTACGAGTTCGCGCGCGATGCAGCACTTATTGCGAAGAAAAAGGGATTTAAGAACATATTCGTCACAAACGGCTTCATGTCGAAGGCCTGTCTCGAGGACGCAAAGGACTGGCTCGACGCGGCGAACGTTGATATAAAGGCCTTTACCGAGGATTTTTATAAAAAGATATGCGGCGCAAGGCTAAAGCCCGTGCTCGATAGTGTTGTAACCATGCGTTCTCTTGGCATATGGGTCGAGCTTACGACACTTGTTATTCCGGGTAAGAATGACTCCGAAGACGAGCTAAGAAGCATTGCCAAGTGGATTGTCTCGGTCGATGAGTCCATGCCCTGGCACGTGAGCGCGTTCTATCCCTCGTACCGGATGATGGACGTCCCGCCAACACCGGTCGAGACGCTTCGTCGCGCCCTCGAGATAGGGTACGAAGAAGGGCTAAAATACGTTTATACCGGCAACATCCCCGGAGAAAAAGGCGAATCAACATTTTGCCCGTCATGCAAGGCGCTTATTATCGAGAGACGCGGCTATAGCGTGCTCGCCAATAATTTGAAGGACGGCAAGTGCCATAAGTGCGGCGCCTTGATAGAAGGCGTCTGGAATTGA
- a CDS encoding BCAM0308 family protein, with product MSVSRNFSKSTRKKAIDTAKDPYIAKLGDVDAMCTVCSALYTGKRWRLASLKDMEKKARYKKVVCPACRKIRDNFAAGYVTLSGGFVDGHRNELLGLVKNKEARAMYTNPLERIIETRVKKGSITITTTTEKLAQRIGQMVTKAFSGEIEYKWSSDTKIARVYWTRER from the coding sequence ATGAGTGTTAGCAGGAATTTTTCAAAGAGTACCAGGAAAAAGGCCATAGACACGGCAAAGGATCCGTATATCGCGAAGCTTGGCGATGTGGACGCCATGTGCACGGTGTGCTCGGCGCTCTATACCGGAAAGAGGTGGCGTCTTGCGAGCCTTAAGGATATGGAGAAGAAGGCACGGTACAAGAAGGTTGTGTGCCCTGCTTGCAGGAAGATACGCGATAACTTCGCGGCCGGATACGTAACACTTAGCGGCGGTTTTGTCGACGGCCACCGTAATGAGCTCCTAGGGCTCGTGAAGAACAAGGAAGCCAGGGCCATGTATACCAATCCTCTTGAGCGCATAATCGAGACCAGGGTCAAAAAGGGCTCAATAACGATAACCACTACTACCGAAAAGCTTGCGCAGCGCATCGGGCAGATGGTTACGAAGGCCTTTAGCGGTGAAATCGAGTACAAGTGGAGCTCGGATACAAAGATAGCGCGCGTGTACTGGACAAGGGAAAGGTAA
- a CDS encoding desulfoferrodoxin FeS4 iron-binding domain-containing protein, translating to MAVKKKGEKYVCKKCGNEVEVTYAGGGTLVCCGEDMHLQAGN from the coding sequence ATGGCGGTCAAGAAAAAAGGCGAAAAATATGTTTGCAAGAAATGCGGCAACGAGGTCGAGGTAACGTACGCAGGCGGCGGCACGCTCGTGTGCTGCGGCGAGGACATGCACCTACAGGCAGGTAACTAA
- the wrbA gene encoding NAD(P)H:quinone oxidoreductase, producing MKVLIVFYSMYGHVYEMAKAVLEGVREVKGAEAVLRRVPETLPQGVLEMMGAVEAQKALADIPICTVEELGAADAVIFGTPTRFGNMCAQMRQFLDATGQLWQKGALVGKVGGVFTSSATQHGGQESTILTFHTNLLHHGMVIAGLPYAFQGQMRTDEITGCSPYGASTIAGGDGSRKPSKNELDGARFQGRYIAEIAAKLSVKK from the coding sequence ATGAAGGTGCTTATTGTTTTTTATTCGATGTACGGCCATGTATACGAGATGGCAAAGGCGGTTTTGGAAGGCGTTAGGGAGGTAAAGGGCGCGGAGGCGGTTTTAAGGCGCGTCCCCGAGACACTTCCGCAGGGAGTGCTCGAAATGATGGGCGCGGTTGAGGCGCAGAAGGCCCTTGCCGATATTCCAATCTGTACCGTAGAAGAGCTCGGGGCCGCGGACGCCGTTATATTCGGCACTCCCACGCGCTTTGGCAACATGTGCGCTCAGATGCGCCAGTTCCTCGATGCAACGGGCCAGCTCTGGCAAAAGGGCGCGCTGGTCGGAAAGGTCGGCGGCGTGTTCACAAGCTCGGCAACCCAGCACGGAGGCCAGGAATCTACAATCCTCACATTCCACACGAACCTTCTTCACCATGGCATGGTAATAGCAGGTCTTCCTTACGCCTTTCAGGGCCAGATGCGCACCGATGAGATTACAGGGTGTTCGCCTTACGGGGCATCCACTATAGCAGGGGGCGACGGTTCGAGAAAGCCGTCGAAGAACGAACTCGACGGCGCAAGGTTTCAGGGCAGATACATAGCTGAAATAGCAGCAAAACTTTCCGTAAAGAAGTAG
- a CDS encoding PAS domain S-box protein: MSDESNTKKKSEDKKAISNVVRLAVKRRLKKKPVKASFSKKSFFFPALLDTIPIPIYYKNTEGVYLGCNKAMEEVLGMSKEKFIGKKVGDLAPTEFAKAHEESDAEILKKLKPQTYEAKVLAKDGTLRSVMFSKSVYYGMDGKVAGIVGAMVDMTEYRANEKKLKQGEDFLKCLINTIPAPIFYKDTNGVYIGGNKAFFDFVGIKRETLIGKTVYDVAPKELGDKYKAMDDELFENGGIQRYEFNVKHADGMKRDVIFNKGVFYGEDGKAAGLIGCMTDITQHVRDEKEYADREELFRSLVETTNCIVWEVDLKTLNFTYVSPQASAITGYSPSEWKNFESWAAMIHPDDRKKAVEFCQLQTSKGIDHQFEYRVVRKDRKVIWIRDIANIVRKNNEVTGLRGFLIDITGIKRAEEEAVAVRNMLKTVLDAIPARVFWKDKNLKYIGCNAAFARDSGMNEPDALTGKDDFQMGWKNEAELYRADDRRIMALGEPKLNYEEPQTGPKGEKLWIRTSKTPLRGPSGEIIGVLGTYEDITGIKKAEEELKKAKVIADSANKAKSAFLAAMSHEIRTPLTVITGIAELLGESKLDAEQQRKVTMLKTAGDTLINIVNEILDFSRVESGHVEMYVSPFNLSELVDTIVEMMTLKTAEKGVAFTYSIDKEVPRALVGAGLRLREVLMNLIANAIRCTEGGGRVGLSVSLDTSVIHSDKETSLLFKVEDTGIGIPEDKKAFIFSPFVSSDQMRGGMRQGTGLGLAISRRLVELMGGRIWFESEEGKGTVFNFIVPFDLQKGAQREVVTEVRQAPVRKAAANRTYKVLLVEDSGHIREMVKFFLNEGPYEVRAVGDGLSGVLEFKEGNYDIVIMDIQMPGISGYEATSRIREHEKEKGLRPVPIITLSAHALKEHEQMSLDAGATRHVTKPVKKQELLTAMQACLEESDAVGAAEFVLKVKKSDIEEAKRFLASMLEKVNGLLALPKDDSVAGAAGLLEMWHGFILGREGFLTLKEFTAQLKKEADAANGKAVIDALGRIQVYLKAVRVVPE, encoded by the coding sequence ATGAGCGACGAGAGCAATACAAAAAAGAAGTCGGAAGATAAAAAAGCCATATCCAATGTCGTGCGTCTTGCTGTAAAGAGGCGTCTTAAGAAGAAACCTGTAAAGGCATCGTTCTCGAAAAAGAGCTTTTTCTTCCCAGCTCTTTTGGACACCATTCCAATTCCCATATATTACAAGAACACCGAGGGCGTGTACCTTGGCTGCAACAAGGCCATGGAGGAAGTCCTTGGCATGTCAAAAGAAAAGTTTATCGGCAAGAAGGTGGGAGACCTTGCGCCAACGGAGTTCGCCAAGGCGCACGAGGAATCGGACGCAGAGATACTAAAGAAGTTAAAGCCCCAGACCTATGAAGCAAAGGTGCTTGCAAAGGACGGGACGCTAAGAAGCGTAATGTTCAGTAAGTCCGTGTACTACGGCATGGACGGCAAGGTCGCGGGAATCGTCGGCGCAATGGTGGACATGACCGAGTACCGCGCAAATGAAAAGAAGCTCAAGCAGGGTGAGGACTTCCTTAAATGCCTCATCAACACCATTCCGGCCCCGATATTCTACAAGGACACAAACGGCGTGTATATCGGCGGCAATAAGGCTTTCTTCGATTTTGTAGGTATAAAGAGGGAAACGCTCATAGGCAAGACAGTCTACGACGTCGCGCCAAAGGAGCTTGGCGATAAGTACAAGGCCATGGATGACGAGCTCTTTGAAAATGGCGGCATACAGCGTTACGAGTTCAATGTAAAGCACGCCGACGGCATGAAGCGCGACGTTATCTTCAATAAAGGCGTTTTTTACGGCGAGGACGGCAAGGCCGCAGGCCTTATCGGCTGCATGACAGACATAACGCAGCACGTCAGGGACGAAAAGGAATATGCCGATAGAGAAGAGCTCTTTAGAAGTCTTGTCGAAACAACCAACTGCATCGTCTGGGAGGTGGACCTTAAAACACTTAACTTCACGTACGTAAGTCCGCAGGCCAGCGCGATAACCGGTTACAGCCCAAGCGAATGGAAGAACTTCGAGTCCTGGGCAGCGATGATTCATCCGGACGACAGAAAAAAGGCCGTTGAGTTCTGCCAGCTGCAGACGTCCAAGGGAATAGACCATCAGTTCGAGTACCGCGTTGTGAGGAAAGACAGAAAGGTCATCTGGATACGCGACATAGCCAATATCGTAAGAAAGAATAACGAGGTAACGGGCCTGCGTGGCTTCCTTATAGACATCACGGGGATTAAACGGGCAGAGGAAGAGGCCGTTGCCGTGAGAAACATGCTAAAGACCGTGCTCGACGCAATTCCGGCGCGCGTTTTCTGGAAGGATAAGAATCTCAAGTACATTGGCTGTAACGCGGCCTTTGCGCGCGACTCGGGCATGAACGAGCCCGATGCGCTTACAGGCAAGGACGATTTTCAGATGGGCTGGAAAAACGAGGCAGAGCTCTACCGTGCCGACGACAGGCGCATCATGGCGCTTGGCGAGCCCAAGCTCAACTACGAGGAGCCGCAGACAGGGCCAAAGGGCGAGAAACTATGGATAAGGACTAGTAAGACGCCGCTTCGCGGTCCGTCAGGGGAGATTATCGGAGTTCTCGGCACCTATGAGGACATAACAGGCATTAAAAAGGCGGAGGAAGAACTTAAAAAGGCAAAGGTAATAGCCGATAGCGCCAACAAGGCAAAGAGCGCGTTCCTTGCGGCCATGAGCCACGAGATAAGGACTCCTTTAACCGTTATCACAGGTATTGCCGAGCTTCTTGGAGAATCTAAGCTCGATGCAGAGCAGCAGCGAAAGGTCACTATGTTAAAGACCGCAGGCGATACGCTTATAAATATCGTGAACGAAATACTGGATTTCTCGCGCGTCGAGAGCGGGCACGTGGAGATGTATGTCTCGCCGTTCAATCTTAGCGAGCTTGTCGATACAATCGTAGAGATGATGACCTTAAAGACCGCTGAAAAGGGAGTGGCATTTACATATTCGATAGACAAGGAAGTGCCAAGGGCGCTCGTGGGCGCCGGACTAAGGCTAAGAGAGGTGCTTATGAACCTCATAGCCAATGCCATAAGATGCACGGAGGGCGGCGGCAGGGTTGGGCTTAGCGTGTCGCTAGATACTAGCGTGATTCACAGCGACAAGGAAACATCGCTGCTCTTTAAGGTCGAAGATACCGGCATCGGCATACCCGAGGATAAGAAGGCGTTCATATTTTCGCCGTTTGTGAGCTCCGACCAGATGCGCGGCGGCATGCGTCAGGGCACGGGGCTCGGGCTCGCCATATCCAGGCGGCTTGTCGAGTTGATGGGCGGGCGCATATGGTTCGAGAGCGAGGAAGGCAAGGGCACGGTGTTTAATTTTATCGTCCCCTTTGATCTGCAAAAGGGCGCGCAGAGGGAAGTTGTAACGGAAGTCAGGCAGGCGCCGGTCAGGAAGGCTGCGGCAAACAGAACATACAAGGTTCTTCTTGTCGAGGATTCCGGGCATATACGCGAGATGGTAAAGTTTTTCCTTAACGAAGGCCCTTACGAAGTACGTGCCGTTGGGGACGGGCTTTCCGGGGTTCTTGAGTTCAAGGAGGGCAACTACGATATCGTCATAATGGATATACAGATGCCTGGCATAAGTGGTTACGAGGCAACGTCAAGGATACGCGAGCATGAGAAGGAAAAGGGGCTTCGTCCGGTTCCAATCATTACTCTCTCGGCGCATGCTTTGAAGGAGCACGAGCAGATGAGCCTCGATGCGGGCGCAACGCGGCATGTGACAAAGCCTGTCAAGAAGCAGGAGCTTCTTACGGCGATGCAGGCATGTCTTGAAGAAAGCGATGCCGTGGGGGCCGCTGAGTTCGTTTTGAAGGTTAAAAAAAGCGATATTGAAGAGGCAAAGCGGTTCCTTGCATCCATGCTGGAGAAGGTCAACGGGCTTTTGGCTTTGCCAAAGGACGATAGCGTTGCCGGGGCTGCCGGGCTTCTGGAAATGTGGCACGGCTTTATCCTGGGGCGCGAGGGTTTTCTTACCTTAAAAGAGTTCACGGCGCAGCTTAAAAAAGAAGCCGATGCCGCGAACGGCAAGGCCGTTATCGATGCGCTTGGCAGGATACAGGTTTACCTCAAGGCCGTAAGGGTCGTGCCCGAGTAG
- the tpx gene encoding thiol peroxidase codes for MDRKGAITFKGNAMTLVGVELKPGSKAPEFGVVDAALKEVTLKDFSGKVKVISVTPSLDTPVCDAQARRFNEEAKAFPESVAVINMSMDLPFAQKRFCSSAGIDRVTTLSDHREASFGKAYGVLIREFRLLARAVFIIDKDDIVRYAEVVKEATDHPDYARAVSEVKKLL; via the coding sequence ATGGATAGAAAAGGCGCTATTACGTTTAAAGGCAATGCGATGACGCTCGTTGGCGTTGAGCTTAAGCCCGGGAGCAAGGCCCCGGAGTTTGGCGTTGTGGATGCGGCGTTAAAGGAAGTAACGCTCAAGGACTTTAGCGGCAAGGTAAAGGTGATTAGCGTTACGCCTTCGCTCGATACCCCTGTGTGCGATGCGCAGGCCAGAAGGTTCAACGAAGAGGCAAAGGCGTTTCCCGAGTCCGTCGCAGTCATCAATATGAGCATGGATCTGCCGTTTGCGCAAAAGCGGTTCTGCTCTAGCGCTGGAATAGACAGGGTAACCACTCTCTCCGACCATCGCGAGGCGTCATTTGGAAAGGCATACGGCGTGCTTATAAGGGAGTTCAGGCTTCTTGCAAGGGCTGTGTTCATAATAGATAAGGATGATATTGTCCGGTATGCGGAGGTCGTGAAGGAGGCAACCGATCATCCTGATTACGCCAGGGCAGTCAGTGAAGTGAAAAAGCTTTTGTAA
- a CDS encoding HD domain-containing protein, whose translation MKLILDAVHGYVEIDDKIFTDFIDTPQFQRLRNIKQTIIDVLYPSATHSRFEHSIGVYYLGRRIIDSIIKKNDANEKIAMLAKKYRPTVELACLLHDIGHAPLSHLGEQFYPDSAKLLEELKGEGVDLSKCDKKPASHEVMSCLVALRKFKPQIKKYKVDKDLFCRMITGVDCTQGVDKSFKNALINILSGAYDSDKIDYIMRDSNSAGIVTMVLDIARIVGSFNIINKDGTYIYVIEKSGFSVAEKVVENRNYLVRWVYNHHKVQYCFEIARRYLRKIKNDNKNFVKLFSYDAITGKIKTGIKYVEEVELIDDIDIWKLLKYYCAHDAVCEFYRKKLFDRQHFKPLWKTDIEFDKFLAAQNHIAAIWKIIESMAVEVPEDNIEKKVIELSGGKLTANDFLIFMRAPKLSYPLAYSREAQFYLPKTKEFVEDDKLFSRSLQEVAKEKRKMLYMYCDNSANYKIIISALSRIAS comes from the coding sequence ATGAAACTTATTTTAGATGCAGTTCATGGATATGTCGAAATAGACGACAAAATTTTTACTGACTTCATAGATACGCCGCAGTTTCAACGTTTAAGAAATATCAAGCAAACTATCATCGATGTTCTTTATCCCTCCGCAACACATTCGCGTTTTGAACATTCTATAGGTGTTTATTATCTAGGCAGGCGGATAATCGATAGTATCATTAAAAAAAATGATGCTAATGAGAAAATTGCTATGTTGGCAAAAAAGTATCGTCCAACCGTTGAGTTGGCGTGCTTGTTGCATGATATAGGGCATGCGCCGCTTTCTCATTTGGGGGAACAATTTTATCCAGATAGTGCGAAGTTGTTGGAGGAGTTGAAAGGCGAAGGGGTTGATTTAAGTAAATGCGATAAAAAACCAGCTAGCCATGAAGTTATGAGCTGTCTTGTCGCATTGCGTAAATTTAAGCCACAGATAAAAAAGTATAAAGTTGATAAGGATCTGTTTTGTAGGATGATTACAGGTGTTGATTGTACTCAGGGTGTGGATAAGAGTTTTAAGAATGCCCTGATTAATATATTATCTGGAGCCTATGATTCAGATAAAATCGATTATATAATGCGAGATTCTAATTCGGCAGGTATTGTTACTATGGTGTTAGATATAGCAAGGATAGTCGGCTCATTCAATATAATTAATAAGGATGGTACATATATTTATGTGATCGAGAAGTCTGGTTTTAGTGTTGCGGAAAAAGTGGTTGAAAACAGGAACTACCTTGTCAGGTGGGTGTATAATCATCATAAAGTGCAGTATTGTTTTGAGATTGCCAGAAGGTATTTGAGAAAAATTAAAAATGATAACAAGAATTTTGTCAAACTTTTCTCTTACGATGCGATTACAGGTAAAATAAAAACAGGAATAAAGTATGTTGAGGAAGTAGAGTTGATAGACGATATAGATATTTGGAAACTTTTGAAATATTATTGTGCTCATGATGCTGTGTGTGAGTTTTACAGAAAAAAACTTTTCGATAGACAACATTTTAAGCCTCTCTGGAAAACAGATATAGAGTTCGACAAGTTTCTTGCTGCGCAGAATCACATTGCAGCTATTTGGAAGATAATTGAGTCTATGGCTGTGGAAGTGCCAGAAGACAATATTGAAAAGAAAGTTATCGAATTGAGTGGAGGCAAGTTGACCGCAAACGATTTTCTAATTTTCATGAGAGCTCCGAAATTATCGTATCCACTGGCCTACTCAAGAGAAGCACAATTCTATTTGCCAAAGACAAAAGAGTTTGTTGAGGATGATAAGCTTTTTTCAAGATCATTACAGGAAGTAGCTAAAGAAAAAAGGAAAATGTTGTATATGTACTGTGACAACTCGGCTAATTATAAGATTATTATTAGTGCATTGTCCCGTATAGCGTCTTGA
- the rpsU gene encoding 30S ribosomal protein S21 — MSEVKVFDDQLEKALKILKRKLAQDGTFKEVKKRRFYEKPSVKKKRKRAEAAKRRAKAMRKGPRPGGDRKEGRGPGGPGGPGGFGGPRTGAPSSTGPKS, encoded by the coding sequence TTGTCAGAGGTCAAGGTATTCGACGATCAGCTCGAGAAGGCTCTCAAAATTCTCAAGAGAAAGCTCGCGCAGGATGGGACCTTCAAGGAAGTAAAGAAGAGAAGGTTCTACGAAAAGCCGAGCGTTAAGAAGAAGCGTAAACGCGCAGAGGCTGCAAAGCGCAGGGCAAAGGCCATGAGAAAAGGGCCGCGTCCTGGCGGAGACAGGAAAGAAGGCCGCGGACCAGGCGGGCCTGGTGGCCCGGGAGGGTTTGGCGGACCAAGAACAGGGGCGCCGTCCTCAACAGGACCGAAGTCGTAA
- the acs gene encoding acetate--CoA ligase, which translates to MARQPVEKNKTIEVLSGRVKVLRPSREFSEKAHIGSLKQYEKMYKKSVKNPEKFWAKAAKEFLSWDKKWTSVLKYDFKKPKIEWFVGGRLNVSYNCLDRHVEGPLRNRAAIIWEADDGTVKTYTYQQLLTEVDRFARVLLDKGVKKGSRVTIYMPMIPELAIAMLACARIGAIHSVVFGGFSPTSLRDRIIDCRSDTVVTANEGVRGGKAVSLKTNVDKALEECPFVKSVIVFKRTDGKTPMTEKRDTWWHDDMAKSKGGVSPVSMDSEDPLFILYTSGSTGKPKGVLHTTAGYLLFSAMTFKYIFDYRDEDVYFCTADLGWVTGHSYIVYGPLACGATSLMFEGIPTYPNPDRFWEIVEKHRVNTIYTAPTAIRALMRFGAEWVNKRDTSSLRLLGSVGEPINPEAWLWYHKIVGKGKLPIVDTWWQTETGGILISPLPGAMGLKPGSATKPFFGIVPKILDEQGKEAKPNEGGYLVIEKPWPGMLRGTYGDKTNKRMKEVYFSRFPGYYLSGDGARVDRDGDYWVMGRIDDVVNVSGHRLGTAEIESALVAHKAVAEAAVVGYPHEVKGEALYAYVLLKEGIENSDKLRAELLDHVKVEISPIARPDKLQFVAGLPKTRSGKIMRRILRKVAKGETEDLGDISTLADPAVVEGIVKERL; encoded by the coding sequence ATGGCCAGGCAGCCGGTTGAAAAAAATAAGACAATAGAAGTGCTAAGCGGCAGGGTAAAGGTGCTCAGGCCTTCGAGGGAGTTTTCCGAAAAGGCGCATATCGGGAGCCTTAAGCAGTACGAGAAAATGTATAAAAAGTCCGTCAAGAACCCGGAAAAGTTCTGGGCAAAGGCGGCAAAGGAATTCCTCTCCTGGGACAAGAAATGGACAAGTGTTCTCAAGTACGATTTTAAAAAGCCTAAGATAGAATGGTTCGTTGGCGGACGCTTAAACGTTTCCTATAACTGCCTTGACCGGCACGTAGAAGGGCCGCTTAGGAACCGCGCAGCAATCATCTGGGAGGCTGACGACGGCACTGTAAAGACCTACACCTACCAGCAGCTCCTTACCGAAGTAGACCGTTTCGCCCGTGTGCTTCTTGACAAGGGCGTAAAAAAGGGCTCTCGCGTCACAATCTACATGCCCATGATACCGGAGCTTGCTATTGCCATGCTTGCGTGCGCAAGGATAGGCGCAATACACAGCGTAGTGTTTGGGGGCTTTAGCCCGACGTCCTTAAGGGACAGGATAATAGACTGCCGCTCCGATACTGTTGTGACAGCAAACGAAGGTGTCAGAGGCGGCAAGGCCGTTTCGCTAAAGACCAACGTTGATAAGGCGCTCGAAGAATGCCCGTTCGTTAAAAGCGTCATCGTCTTCAAGAGAACAGATGGCAAAACACCCATGACAGAGAAGCGCGATACGTGGTGGCACGATGATATGGCAAAAAGCAAGGGCGGTGTTTCTCCGGTGTCCATGGACTCCGAAGACCCGCTCTTTATTCTTTATACCTCGGGCTCCACAGGAAAGCCGAAGGGAGTGCTTCACACAACAGCCGGGTATCTTCTCTTCTCTGCAATGACATTCAAGTACATATTCGACTACCGCGACGAAGACGTCTACTTCTGTACTGCGGATTTGGGTTGGGTAACCGGGCACAGCTACATTGTCTACGGCCCGCTTGCTTGCGGCGCAACGTCTCTCATGTTCGAGGGCATACCCACGTACCCGAACCCGGACAGGTTCTGGGAGATTGTCGAGAAGCACCGCGTAAATACCATATACACCGCGCCGACTGCCATAAGGGCGCTTATGCGTTTTGGTGCCGAGTGGGTAAATAAGCGCGATACATCCAGCCTAAGGCTGCTTGGAAGTGTTGGAGAGCCCATAAACCCGGAGGCATGGCTCTGGTATCATAAGATAGTTGGAAAGGGAAAGCTGCCGATAGTCGATACGTGGTGGCAGACAGAGACCGGCGGCATACTTATCTCCCCGCTTCCCGGCGCAATGGGGCTTAAGCCCGGGAGCGCTACAAAGCCGTTTTTTGGCATAGTGCCGAAAATCCTCGATGAGCAGGGTAAAGAGGCAAAGCCTAACGAGGGCGGCTATCTTGTAATCGAAAAACCTTGGCCCGGAATGTTAAGAGGCACTTACGGCGACAAGACGAATAAGCGTATGAAGGAAGTCTATTTTAGCCGCTTCCCCGGATACTACCTTAGCGGCGACGGAGCGCGCGTTGACAGGGATGGCGATTACTGGGTCATGGGCAGAATAGACGATGTTGTGAATGTCTCTGGCCACAGGCTCGGCACCGCAGAGATAGAGAGCGCGCTTGTTGCGCATAAGGCCGTTGCAGAGGCAGCTGTTGTTGGGTATCCGCATGAGGTAAAGGGCGAGGCGCTCTACGCGTACGTGCTACTTAAGGAAGGTATCGAGAACTCGGATAAACTTAGGGCCGAGCTCCTTGACCACGTGAAGGTCGAGATAAGCCCGATTGCGAGGCCCGATAAGCTTCAGTTCGTTGCCGGGCTTCCAAAGACTCGTAGCGGAAAGATAATGCGCCGCATCCTCAGGAAGGTAGCAAAGGGAGAGACCGAGGACTTGGGCGATATCTCAACACTTGCCGACCCGGCCGTTGTCGAAGGCATTGTGAAGGAGAGGTTGTAG